From a region of the Besnoitia besnoiti strain Bb-Ger1 chromosome I, whole genome shotgun sequence genome:
- a CDS encoding ATP-dependent DNA ligase domain-containing protein (encoded by transcript BESB_010990): MAPLLSAPSRRSVSTCEDLLFADVCKVLERLTDPFSKPANKLHFFARYLRRFSHLPAGALYPLLRLFLPQLDRRRPPSQLKQPLLARVYAQIFALPPAAAARLRLYKDPAAAVAASVATAGTVAAKVGDFGSFVAATVKQRVGRRPGVVTVGQLNRELDLVALASSTAEKTAILQGLLPRLMVDEHKWCMRILMKEVKLGGLSGERLLTLLHPDARKIINRCSDLKSTLDVIEEENTGDQADGVKKERRVGEEEGQPERGQNLRLLFQPLRPMLAQLVRPVASDIRIELFGEDGSSPAGDRRNADQQDDDGLHASPSRGVAASRSPSPSPPVVPRLYFMERKYDGERLLAHIDKTLLGSSRPTVRLFSRRGKDYTARYGGEEAADSQPHVPPVPFASRPAPSPSSSSLAVGDTHVTLKCERRSQEEKTEIESKQFTGETGGVSPACERDSEETAKSGALRGLASLLFEALRGAQAILDGELLAWDNELGTFLPFGTNKSVAAAETARCHLSYVVFDVLYYRNHDGQEYSLLNMQLKDRKVLLERILRLAGNRIMLAPFSAATRANQVIDALNVAIENRHEGIVVKDAHSFYHLHSRRGGWYKLKPHLGSLPDTLDVIVIGGFFAQGPKRRDFASAHLIDHCSHFLLGVLEGDGGAEAKRVKSFCKVGTGFSFSTLADIRNFLRPHCQRFQEADPPEWLRGCKFNANTRMDVTWPPWRSFVMEVRGAELLPGAEFDVGATLRFPVAVRPFRRDKAWYEAMSEHALHDFFALAEERGGRLLSQAFSRSRGEEREKEKGVADGAGRPSLERGRPRGDGAGPFYQNSDEGSEAEGDTSEEERGVEDEDGEGGGATRRTRLSDASFGDRHEGGRPAFFSAHHRSQNLLHHYSFSLRPGEALPSPSASPARRSPGAPRPQSLSAASSFSPLALLAPFRSTDTSRIEPCSSALGGTKMWIVSGDEDAFPKASLEALVAHMGGRVSQTLSPSVSHIIAAGPTFRTRAIAAAASQLAEDPAGKRGSPFARKRKRPSAASLAAAQAAGSRESSSATSPLSSAASVASPGSAASPLTRTFAVPPRVPPVVHFRWLLECAENDTLVPLRPSLVIHGTPETEREFARQFDAFGDAYFEAEPPTERGRMRLLELLQHAVQVAGKSDETAVQSDARETEQAKGLSRQQREDGEEAGEAALNLPGRRGPRGRGVHDDRSAADRELRGGNRGREAEQTSFFVSGVDASDVDQELREILRREDHEPGGAAKGVTEANAFHSMRLYVEADDIAWTSPALQPVKQLLDGKERSSDKSGDCWSISTCSHAASPRRPIPHASSSDACASASSSDSGAGPHSASLSAELCERLEIQYRASLVALCSVRGARYSMYSCACVCPPSASLVASPTSATHILLAARSSAQDGHQVTRLLENQDQEGGEETEWRSEGVDGKGVERGTHMLGVGTEVEPEGERRRKQRTERAQQGAVPRPQFITEEMLAAMLSEDSLTTGGRDDET, translated from the exons atggcgccgctgctcagcGCCCCCTCTCGGCGCTCTGTCTCGACGTGTGAGGACCTTCTCTTCGCGGACGTTTGTAAAGTTCTTGAGCGCCTGACCGACCCCTTCTCGAAGCCTGCAAACAAACTTCA TTTCTTCGCACGCTATTTGCGTCGCTTCTCTCATCTTCCCGCCGGGGCGTTGTATCCGCTCCTGCGTCTCTTTCTGCCTCAACTGgatcggcggcggcctccttcgcagctgaagcagccCCTGCTTGCGCGGGTGTATGCCCAA ATCTTCGCActgccgcccgcagcggcggctcgcctAAGGCTCTACAAAGacccggcggccgcggtcgcggcgtcggTGGCGACCGCAGGGACGGTCGCGGCCAAGGTCGGCGATTTTGGAAGTTTCGTCGCGGCAACTGTCAAACAGAGAGTCGGGCGCAGGCCCGGCGTCGTTACGGTG GGACAATTGAACAGGGAACTGGATCTCGTAGCGCTCGCGAGCAGCACCGCGGAGAAAACTGCGATTCTGCAGGGCCTGCTTCCGCGGCTTATGGTGGACGAGCACAAGTGGTGCATGCGAATTTTGATGAAGGAGGTGAAGTTGGGCGGACTCAGTGGAGAGAGATTGTTGACGCTCCTGCACCCGGACGCGAGGAAAATCATCAACCGGTGCTCAGATCTCAAG AGCACCTTGGACGTTAttgaagaagaaaacactGGAGACCAGGCGGATGGCGTCAAGAAGGAGCGCCGGGtcggagaagaggagggacaACCCGAGCGCGGACAGAACCTTCGGCTGCTTTTCCAGCCCCTCCGGCCGatgctcgcgcagctcgtgCGTCCCGTGGCCTCTGACATCCGCATCGAGCTTTTCGGCGAAGATGGAAGCTCTCCCGCAGGAGACAGAAGGAACGCAGACCAGCAGGACGACGACGGACTGCATGCGAGCCCAAG TCGTGGagtcgctgcgtcgcggtcgccgtcgccgtcgccgccggtcgTGCCTCGTCTCTACTTCATGGAGAGGAAGTacgacggcgagcggctgctAGCGCATATTGACAAAACGCTGCTAGGATCCTCGCGCCCTACggtgcgcctcttctcccgtCGCGGCAAAGACTACACCGCGCGCTatggcggagaagaggccgccgacaGCCAGCCGCATGTGCCGCCAGTCCCTTTTGCCTCTCGGCCAgctccctcgccttcgtcctcttcgctggccGTCGGCGATACGCATGTGACCCTGAAATGCGAGCGCAGGTctcaagaagaaaaaacggaaaTCGAGTCAAAGCAGTTCACAGGCGAGACAGGCGGAGTCTCGCCGGCGTGCGAGCGAGACAGTGAAGAGACGGCGAAAAGtggcgctctgcgcggcctaGCCAGTTTGCTCTTCGAGGCCCTGAGAGGTGCGCAGGCCATTCTGGACGGCGAACTGCTCGCCTGGGACAACGAACTGGGCACGTTTCTTCCTTTCGGCACCAACAA AagcgtcgcagccgcggagacggctcGCTGTCACCTGTCCTACGTGGTTTTCGATGTGTTGTACTACCGGAACCACGACGGCCAAGAGTACTCACTCCTCAACATGCAGCTCAAGGATAGAAA AGTCTTGCTTGAGCGCATTCTACGGCTTGCAGGAAACCGCATCATGctcgcgcccttctccgctgccACGCGCGCGAACCAAGTCATCGACGCCTTGAACGTCGCCATCGAGAACCGCCACGAGGGAATCGTCGTGAAGGACGCGCACTCCTTCTATCACCTCCACTCGCG acgaggaggttGGTACAAACTCAAACCGCACCTAGGCAGCCTTCCGGACACGTTGGACGTGATTGTCATtggcggcttcttcgcccaAGGCCCGAAGCGGCGTGACTTT GCCTCAGCTCACCTGATTGATCATTGTTCGCACTTCCTTTTGGGAGTcctggagggcgacggcggagccgAGGCAAAGCGCGTCAAGTCGTTCTGCAAG GTCGGCACAggtttttctttctccacGTTGGCGGACATCAGGAATTTCCTTCGGCCTCACTGTCAACGCTTCCAGGAGGCAGATCCCCCGGAGTGGCTGCGCGGATGCAAGTTCAACGCAAATACGCG AATGGATGTGACGTGGCCGCCGTGGCGGAGCTTCGTCATGGAAGTacgaggcgcggagctctTGCCTGGAGCCGAGTTTGATGTCGGCGCCACGCTGCGCTTTCCTGTCGCTGTGCGGCCGTTTCGCCGCGACAAGGCGTGGTACGAGGCGATGTCAGAGCACGCTTTGCAC GACTTTTTCGCGCTAGccgaagagcgaggaggtCGCCTTCTGTCTCAAGCCTTCTCGCGTTCCCGCGGAGAGGaaagggagaaggagaaaggaGTCGCAGATGGTGCAGGACGCCCAAGTCTtgagcgaggaaggccgcgaggcgacggcgcgggcccCTTTTACCAGAACTCTGACGAGGGGTCTGAGGCTGAAGGCGACACCtccgaagaagagagaggagtagaggacgaggacggcgaaggcggtggAGCAACGAGACGAACCAGGCTGAGTGACGCGTCCTTCGGCGACAGGCACGAAGGCGGCAGGCCGGCGTTTTTCTCGGCGCATCACAGGAGTCAGAATTTGCTTCACCATTATTCTTTTTCGCTGCGGCCAGGCGAGGCTCTCCCGAgcccttctgcgtcgccggctcGCCGAAGtcccggcgcgcctcgcccgcagagTCTGTCGGCTGCCTCTTCATTTTCTCCTCTGGCGCTCTTGGCGCCCTTCAGGTCGACCGACACTTCGCGGATCGAGCCGTGCTCCAGCGCTCTGGGGGGGACGAAAATGTGGATTGTGTCGGGGGACGAAGACGCCTTCCCAAAGGCTTCTCTGGAGGCTCTCGTGGCGCACATGGGCGGGCGAGTCTCTCAGAcgctctcgccctccgtcTCGCACATCATCGCCGCCGGTCCGACGTTCAGGACGAGAGCcatcgctgcagccgcctcgcAGCTGGCAGAAGACCCAGCTGGAAAGCGCGGCTCCCCTTTCGCCAGGAAGCGGAAAAggccctctgctgcctcacTGGCCGCGGCCCAGGCTGCCGGATCTCGTGAGTCGTCTTCCGCGacttcgccgctctcctctgcggcctctgtcGCTTCCCCTGGCTCGGCCGCCTCCCCGCTGACCCGCACGTTTGCTGTGCCGCCACGTGTTCCGCCGGTCGTGCACTTCCGGTGGCTGCTGGAGTGTGCCGAAAACGACACACTCGTGCCTCTGCGACCATCCCTCGTGATCCACGGCACGCCAGAAACCGAACGAGAGTTCGCGCGTCAGTTTGATGCGTTTGGCGACGCCTATTTCGAGGCGGAGCCGCCCACGGAGCGAGGCCGGATgcggctgctggagctgctgcagcacgcagTCCAAGTGGCTGGAAAAAGCGACGAGACGGCCGTACAGAGCGACGCACGTGAGACAGAGCAAGCCAAGGGGCTGAGCCGCCAGCAACGCGAGGACGgggaggaggccggcgaagCTGCTTTGAATCTGccaggcagacgcgggcCTCGAGGACGCGGGGTCCACGACGACAGGAGTGCAGCAGACCGCGAGCTCCGAGGCGGAAACCGGGGTCGCGAAGCCGAGCAAACATCGTTTTTTGTCAGCGGCGTAGATGCCAGCGACGTTGATCAAGAGCTGAGAGAGATTCTTCGACGAGAGGATCATGAACCGGGTGGCGCCGCGAAAGGCGTCACGGAAGCTAACGCATTCCA CAGCATGCGACTCTATGTGGAGGCTGACGACATCGCCTGGACGTCGCCAGCGTTGCAGCCTGTCaagcagctcctcgacgGGAAAGAAAGGAGTTCCGACAAATCCGGTGACTGCTGGAGCATTTCTACCTGCTCACAtgcggcctctcctcgccgtcccaTCCCGCATGCCTCTTCATCCGACGCGtgcgcttccgcttcctcttcagACTCTGGTGCCGGCCCCCATTCAGCCTCACTCAGTGCGGAGCTGTGTGAGAGGCTTGAGATCCAATACCGGGCGTCTTTGGTCGCCCTCTGCTCCGTGCGTGGTGCACG ATATTCGATGTATTcatgcgcgtgtgtctgtccTCCCTCTGCTAGTCTGGTGGCAAGCCCGACTTCAGCAACGCACATTCTTCTAGCTGCACGCTCGTCGGCACAAGACGGTCACCAGGTGACGCGCCTGTTGGAGAACCAGGATCAAGAAGGTGGAGAGGAAACTGAATGGCGTTCGGAGGGAGTGGACGGAAAGGGCGTGGAAAGGGGAACGCACATGCTAGGGGTAGGAACAGAAGTGGAGCCtgaaggcgagcggagacgcaaACAGCGAACGGAACGAGCCCAGCAGGGCGCTGTCCCGCGGCCTCAGTTCATAACCGAAGAGATGCTTGCTGCCATGTTAAGCGAAGATAGTCTCACTACCGGAGGCAGGGACGATGAAACATGA
- a CDS encoding protein phosphatase 2c containing protein (encoded by transcript BESB_011000) has product MDGHGMNGHLVSDAVRHILHKNVQECPEFNKDLKQALQKGFFRTNCELFQPGIDITMSGTTCVSCVIQGTMLYTANVGDSRAIMGRANGKGGWTSLSLSHDHKPDRPDEEKRILAADGRVGALKGPNGEALGPARVWRKDCDAPGLAMSRSLGDSLAASVGVIGEPEITITPLTPQDEFIVIASDGLWEFITNQEVVEVVSRFLDSRDPVGACDTLIEEANRRWKLEDDVVDDTTVVVIFLDVPRKGLGDKRR; this is encoded by the exons ATGGATGGTCACGGGATGAATGGCCATCTCGTCTCCGACGCGGTTCGTCACATTTTGCACAAAAATGTTCAGGAGTGCCCCGAATTCAACAAGGACTTGAAGCAAGCGCTTCAGAAAGGGTTCTTCAGGACCAATTGTGAGCTCTTCCAACCAGGAATTGACATCACGATGAGCGGCACGACTTGCGTGTCGTGTGTAATCCAAGGCACGATGCTGTACACGGCAAATGTGGGAGACAGCAGAGCTATCATGGGTCGCGCCAACGGCAAAGGCGGATGGAcatctctctccctctcgcacGACCACAAGCCCGACAGAccagacgaagaaaaacgcaTTCTAGCTGCAGATGGCCGCGTGGGCGCACTGAAAGGACCGAATGGAGAAGCTCTGGGGCCTGCGAg GGTGTGGAGGAAAGACTGCGACGCACCAGGTCTCGCAATGTCGAGATCCCTTGGCGACTCTTTAGCCGCGTCAGTTGGAGTCATCGGGGAGCCGGAAATCACTATCACGCCTCTCACTCCCCAGGATGAGTTCATTGTGATAGCCTCCGACGGCTTATGGGAATTTATCACGAACCAAGAAGTCGTCGAGGTTGTTTCGCGTTTCCTAGACTCCAGAGATCCAGTCGGCGCTTGTGACACACTCATCGAAGAAGCCAATCGCCGATGGAAACTCGAAGACGACGTCGTCGACGATACCACTGTCGTTGTTATCTTCCTTGATGTGCCCAGGAAAGGTTTGGGCGACAAACGCAGATAG